Proteins encoded together in one Pseudomonas arsenicoxydans window:
- the ihfB gene encoding integration host factor subunit beta produces the protein MTKSELIERIVTHQGLLSSKDVELAIKTMLEQMSQCLATGDRIEIRGFGSFSLHYRAPRVGRNPKTGQSVSLDGKFVPHFKPGKELRDRVNEDEEEGL, from the coding sequence ATGACGAAGTCGGAGTTGATCGAACGAATTGTCACCCATCAAGGGCTGCTCTCATCTAAAGATGTGGAGCTGGCCATCAAGACCATGCTCGAGCAAATGTCCCAATGTCTGGCCACGGGTGATCGTATCGAAATCCGTGGGTTTGGCAGCTTCTCCCTGCACTACCGCGCGCCGCGCGTAGGCCGTAATCCGAAAACCGGTCAGTCGGTTAGTCTGGATGGCAAATTCGTTCCGCATTTCAAGCCTGGTAAAGAGCTGCGCGATCGTGTGAACGAGGATGAGGAGGAGGGGCTTTGA
- a CDS encoding LapA family protein: MRNVKRVLLAILVLLLVVATLAFVLENQQSVSLLFLGWEGPRLPVSLVMVLSLLIGMVIGPILGWFLGRTSRASRKRLV; the protein is encoded by the coding sequence ATGCGTAATGTAAAGCGCGTACTGCTTGCCATATTGGTTTTGTTGCTGGTTGTAGCGACTCTTGCATTTGTTCTTGAGAATCAGCAATCGGTATCCTTGCTGTTTCTAGGGTGGGAAGGGCCGCGGTTGCCGGTATCGCTGGTCATGGTTCTTTCGTTGCTGATCGGCATGGTGATCGGACCAATTCTTGGTTGGTTCCTAGGACGTACGTCCAGGGCGTCGCGCAAGCGTTTGGTCTGA
- the rpsA gene encoding 30S ribosomal protein S1 has protein sequence MSESFAELFEESLKTLNLQAGSIITGVIVDIDYQARWVTVHAGLKSEALIPLEQFYNDAGELTINVGDEVHVALDSVEDGFGETKLSREKAKRAECWIVLEAAFAAEEVVKGVINGKVKGGFTVDVNGIRAFLPGSLVDVRPVRDTTHLEGKELEFKVIKLDQKRNNVVVSRRSVLEAENSAEREALLESLQEGQQVKGIVKNLTDYGAFVDLGGVDGLLHITDMAWKRIKHPSEIVNVGDEIDVKVLKYDRERNRVSLGLKQLGEDPWVAIKARYPEGTRVTARVTNLTDYGCFAELEEGVEGLVHVSEMDWTNKNIHPSKVVQVGDEVEVMVLDIDEERRRISLGIKQCKSNPWEDFSGQFNKGDKISGTIKSITDFGIFIGLDGGIDGLVHLSDISWNEVGEEAVRRFKKGDELDTVILSVDPERERISLGIKQLESDPFSEYVQENDKGAIVKGIVKEVDAKGAIITLADDIEATLKASEISRDRVEDARNVLKEGQEVEAKIISVDRKSRVIQLSIKSKDDAEEKEAIQSLKTGSDSEVPADTTMAALLRQAMAKQN, from the coding sequence ATGAGCGAAAGCTTTGCGGAACTCTTTGAAGAAAGCCTAAAAACCCTGAACCTTCAGGCAGGCTCCATCATCACCGGTGTTATCGTTGATATCGATTACCAAGCTCGCTGGGTAACCGTTCACGCTGGCCTGAAGTCTGAAGCACTCATCCCGCTTGAGCAGTTCTACAACGATGCTGGCGAACTGACTATCAACGTCGGTGACGAAGTTCACGTTGCTCTGGACTCGGTTGAAGACGGCTTTGGTGAAACCAAGCTGTCCCGTGAAAAAGCCAAGCGCGCTGAATGCTGGATTGTTCTGGAAGCAGCCTTCGCAGCCGAAGAAGTGGTCAAGGGCGTTATCAACGGTAAGGTTAAAGGCGGCTTCACTGTCGACGTTAACGGCATCCGTGCGTTCCTGCCAGGTTCTCTGGTTGACGTCCGTCCTGTGCGCGACACCACGCACCTGGAAGGCAAAGAGCTGGAATTCAAGGTCATCAAACTCGACCAGAAACGCAACAACGTTGTCGTTTCCCGTCGTAGCGTCCTCGAAGCCGAGAACTCCGCTGAGCGTGAAGCTCTGCTGGAATCCCTGCAGGAAGGCCAACAAGTCAAAGGTATCGTCAAGAACCTCACCGATTACGGCGCATTCGTCGATCTGGGTGGCGTCGATGGCCTGCTGCACATTACCGACATGGCTTGGAAGCGTATCAAGCATCCTTCCGAAATCGTCAACGTTGGCGACGAGATCGATGTAAAGGTTCTGAAGTACGATCGCGAACGCAATCGTGTTTCCCTGGGCCTCAAGCAACTGGGCGAAGATCCATGGGTTGCTATCAAAGCCCGTTACCCAGAAGGCACTCGTGTTACCGCTCGCGTAACCAACCTGACCGACTACGGCTGCTTCGCTGAGCTGGAAGAAGGCGTTGAAGGCCTGGTACACGTTTCCGAAATGGACTGGACCAACAAGAACATCCACCCTTCGAAAGTCGTACAAGTCGGCGACGAAGTGGAAGTTATGGTTCTGGACATCGACGAAGAGCGTCGTCGTATCTCCTTGGGCATCAAGCAGTGCAAATCTAACCCATGGGAAGATTTCTCTGGCCAGTTCAACAAGGGCGATAAAATCTCCGGCACCATCAAGTCGATCACCGATTTCGGTATCTTCATTGGTCTGGATGGCGGCATCGACGGTCTGGTTCACCTGTCCGACATCTCCTGGAACGAAGTGGGCGAAGAAGCCGTTCGCCGCTTCAAGAAGGGCGACGAGCTGGACACCGTTATCCTGTCGGTTGACCCAGAGCGCGAGCGCATCTCCCTGGGTATCAAGCAGCTGGAAAGCGATCCGTTCTCCGAATACGTTCAAGAGAACGATAAAGGCGCCATCGTTAAAGGCATCGTGAAAGAAGTTGACGCTAAAGGCGCCATCATCACTCTGGCCGACGATATCGAAGCGACTCTGAAAGCCTCCGAAATCAGCCGTGACCGCGTTGAAGACGCGCGCAACGTTCTGAAAGAAGGCCAGGAAGTAGAAGCCAAGATCATCAGCGTTGATCGTAAGAGCCGCGTAATTCAGCTGTCGATCAAATCGAAAGACGATGCTGAAGAGAAAGAAGCAATCCAGAGCCTGAAAACTGGTTCGGATAGTGAAGTTCCAGCTGACACCACCATGGCGGCACTGCTGCGCCAGGCAATGGCTAAACAGAACTAA